In Marinomonas posidonica IVIA-Po-181, a single window of DNA contains:
- a CDS encoding flavin reductase family protein gives MHYPFDQLSGTERYHLITQTVIPRPIAWIMTKNEDSSFNLAPFSYFTSLSSDPALLVVSIGNKNPKILKDTKRNLLREKECVLHIPSGELIEEVNESAASLSYGESEISKTGLELTEFVPNLPRIKAAKVAFHCRLFDVHSLAGTRFEAVYLEILKLYVEDELIQQKGERTYVNSKSLNPLARLGGNDYALLGETMTIKRPD, from the coding sequence ATGCATTATCCGTTTGATCAACTTAGTGGCACGGAACGTTACCACCTGATCACTCAAACTGTGATACCCAGACCCATTGCTTGGATCATGACCAAGAATGAAGACAGTTCCTTTAACCTTGCCCCGTTTTCTTACTTCACATCTCTTTCATCTGATCCGGCTTTACTGGTGGTCTCAATTGGTAATAAGAACCCGAAAATCTTAAAAGATACCAAGCGTAATTTACTCCGCGAAAAGGAATGTGTTTTGCATATTCCCAGTGGCGAACTAATAGAGGAAGTCAATGAAAGTGCTGCCAGCCTTTCTTACGGGGAATCTGAAATCTCTAAAACTGGACTCGAACTGACAGAGTTTGTGCCAAACTTACCTCGTATAAAAGCAGCGAAAGTCGCCTTTCATTGCCGTTTGTTTGACGTTCATAGCTTAGCGGGAACCCGTTTTGAAGCCGTGTATCTGGAAATACTAAAGCTATACGTTGAGGACGAACTCATTCAACAAAAAGGCGAACGCACCTATGTGAATAGTAAGTCGCTCAATCCACTCGCGCGACTGGGTGGAAATGATTATGCCTTGTTAGGCGAGACCATGACGATTAAACGTCCTGATTAG
- a CDS encoding TIGR02466 family protein, whose amino-acid sequence MNLADLSIDQPAEHSIEQLDVWTTPLFVTQMPDHEFLKDDLMTLIYQQKAQQQTAIDSLVAPSAKHALHESQLDFLDQQDATLMETKRQLEELILEVATGLNQAHWPEDAQADAHIIESWYHVTTKGGYHDAHSHPNCSWCGIYYVDPGDASQSNMGGVNRFYDPRINAEHYADPGTAYLGQHGVWDFTPIEGQIVLFPSYLKHSALPYFGDKDRVVIAFNSMIELY is encoded by the coding sequence ATGAACCTCGCTGACCTTTCAATAGACCAACCCGCTGAACACAGCATCGAACAACTGGATGTCTGGACAACGCCGCTGTTTGTTACGCAAATGCCAGATCATGAATTTCTGAAAGACGACTTGATGACGCTGATTTATCAGCAAAAAGCACAGCAACAGACCGCCATCGATAGCTTAGTTGCGCCCTCTGCGAAACACGCTTTGCACGAGAGTCAGTTGGACTTCCTTGATCAGCAGGATGCCACCTTGATGGAAACTAAACGCCAACTTGAAGAGTTAATATTAGAGGTCGCCACTGGGCTAAACCAAGCCCATTGGCCAGAGGACGCACAAGCGGATGCTCATATTATTGAATCTTGGTATCACGTTACAACCAAAGGCGGTTACCATGACGCCCATTCACATCCAAATTGCTCTTGGTGTGGCATCTATTATGTCGATCCAGGTGACGCTTCTCAGTCGAACATGGGCGGTGTGAATCGTTTTTATGATCCTCGTATCAATGCCGAACATTATGCCGATCCAGGCACAGCGTATTTAGGTCAACATGGCGTGTGGGATTTCACGCCGATAGAAGGGCAAATTGTGCTATTCCCTTCTTATTTAAAACATTCCGCCCTACCTTACTTTGGCGACAAAGATCGAGTAGTGATTGCTTTTAACAGTATGATTGAACTGTATTAA
- the holA gene encoding DNA polymerase III subunit delta, with amino-acid sequence MKVRADQLAAQVHKNLAPIYIISGDEVLLCQEAADSIHKAAQHHQIEERLRFVADAQFDWQDVIVESQSLSLFSSRRLFDIQIDKMAEKHSKALAQLGQSLSEDNVILLTLPKVDARTQKAKWFTQLESQGVFVQIWPIDGNRLPAWVQQRAQAIDLSLSRDAAAIICERGEGNLLALSQELEKLALMHGTGAKIDAEKVIDSVTDSSRYSIYDLSDRLLMGKTKEALHCLNQLLAEGIESNIILWLINREANTLVGLLQAMASSSLRQACQNQRIWDKRIPFYESALSRHNQVTLPYMQNYLALMDKSLKGLDGPDLEIGLRNLVMMFCGYKPTMTELDLPPQF; translated from the coding sequence ATGAAAGTTCGTGCCGATCAGCTTGCCGCTCAAGTACACAAAAACCTGGCCCCGATCTATATTATTTCAGGGGACGAGGTGTTGCTGTGCCAAGAAGCCGCTGACAGCATTCACAAAGCCGCTCAACATCATCAAATTGAAGAGCGTCTTAGGTTTGTCGCAGATGCTCAGTTTGATTGGCAAGATGTCATTGTTGAAAGCCAAAGTTTGTCCCTATTTTCTTCTCGTCGTTTATTCGATATTCAAATCGACAAAATGGCAGAAAAACACAGTAAAGCGTTAGCACAATTGGGCCAATCCCTAAGCGAAGACAATGTCATTTTGCTGACCTTGCCCAAAGTAGATGCCCGCACTCAAAAAGCCAAATGGTTTACCCAACTTGAGTCACAAGGGGTGTTTGTGCAGATTTGGCCAATTGATGGCAATCGCCTACCGGCTTGGGTACAACAAAGAGCGCAAGCCATTGATTTATCTTTATCTCGTGATGCGGCTGCCATCATCTGTGAACGAGGTGAAGGCAACCTTTTAGCCTTATCGCAAGAGCTGGAAAAACTTGCCTTGATGCATGGCACGGGTGCGAAAATCGATGCTGAAAAAGTCATCGACTCGGTGACAGACAGCAGTCGTTACTCGATTTATGATTTGAGTGATCGCCTGCTGATGGGAAAAACCAAAGAGGCCTTACACTGTCTTAATCAATTATTAGCCGAGGGGATTGAAAGCAACATTATTCTTTGGCTGATTAACCGCGAAGCCAACACCTTGGTTGGCTTATTACAGGCCATGGCATCAAGCAGTTTACGCCAAGCGTGTCAGAACCAAAGAATATGGGACAAGCGCATTCCGTTTTATGAAAGTGCCCTGTCTCGACACAATCAAGTTACCCTGCCCTACATGCAAAACTACCTCGCTTTGATGGATAAAAGCCTCAAAGGATTGGATGGTCCCGACCTTGAAATCGGCCTCAGAAACCTAGTCATGATGTTTTGCGGTTACAAACCCACCATGACAGAATTGGACTTACCACCTCAGTTTTAA
- the lptE gene encoding LPS assembly lipoprotein LptE translates to MTVTFKHSTRLFILAFFTMSLVACGFRLVGSVQIPDRLKVLTLSSQSGSDDFDRALRLALSQQGVSIIEASQANADTLELKVNKLSTSDTELARNSSNDVSQVQRRLTGAYFIRQADGKSLYGPRNISTDKTLVNQDAEESAKLSYNQAQMKDMYADLAKQLMYDLGYAPL, encoded by the coding sequence ATGACAGTCACTTTCAAACACTCTACTCGTCTCTTTATACTTGCCTTTTTTACTATGAGTCTAGTGGCCTGTGGTTTTCGTCTTGTAGGGTCCGTGCAAATTCCAGACAGACTCAAAGTACTGACCTTATCTTCCCAAAGTGGCTCAGATGATTTTGATCGTGCGTTACGTCTTGCCCTTTCTCAGCAGGGTGTCAGCATCATAGAGGCCTCTCAAGCCAATGCCGACACATTAGAATTAAAGGTTAATAAACTCAGTACCTCCGACACGGAATTAGCGCGCAACAGTTCCAACGATGTGTCTCAAGTCCAACGTCGTCTTACTGGTGCCTATTTCATTCGCCAAGCAGACGGAAAATCCTTATATGGTCCTCGTAACATCAGTACCGATAAGACCCTGGTAAACCAAGATGCGGAAGAAAGTGCCAAATTGTCTTACAACCAAGCGCAAATGAAAGACATGTATGCCGATCTGGCGAAACAACTTATGTACGACCTAGGATACGCTCCGCTGTAA
- the leuS gene encoding leucine--tRNA ligase — protein MQEQYNPQQIEQAAQSFWDENKVFKAVADSNKEKFYCLSMFPYPSGRLHMGHVRNYTIGDVISRYQRMQGKNVLQPMGWDAFGLPAENAAIKHKTAPAKWTTENVAYMKGQLKELGFAYDWDREIATCTPEYYKWEQWFFTQLIEKGLAYKKTAAVNWCPHDQTVLANEQVEDGGCWRCGTTVEKKEISQWFIRITDYAEELLNDLDQLDDWPEKVKAMQRNWIGRSEGLEFSFEVEGKEDRLSVYTTRPDTVMGVTYVAVATQHPLSLEAAESNAELANFIAESKLMSTTEADMATVDKKGIDTGFKAIHPITGEAVPVFAANFVLMEYGSGAVMSVPAHDQRDFEFAKKYDLPIKQVIQPAGEETANIETEAYTDKGVLCNSGEFDGLAFKEAFDAIAAWMTERNLGEVKVNYRLRDWGVSRQRYWGTPIPTINLKDGSVVPVPADQLPVELPTDVVMDGVNSPIKNNPDFSAIMFNGEEAERETDTFDTFMESSWYFARYCCPDATDAMLTEEANYWLPVDQYVGGVEHAILHLLYSRFFHKLLRDAGLVNSDEPFKRLLTQGMVNKDGTKMSKSKGNTVDPQEMIEKYGADTVRLFIMFSAPPEQSLEWNDAGVDGASRFLRRLWALSLRHVNGGKAGDLNIEALNGAQKALRRKTHETIQKVTDDIERRQTFNTAIAAVMELCNDISKFEDSSELGLAVEREALEATILLLSPIVPHIAHQLWMDLGNTNIVDTPWPSLDEAALVKDELTIVVQVLGKKRAELTVSASADNKTIETEALAHPNVTKFLEGKTVRKVIVVPGRLVNIVAN, from the coding sequence ATGCAAGAGCAATACAATCCGCAGCAAATCGAACAAGCTGCACAATCTTTTTGGGACGAAAACAAAGTCTTCAAAGCCGTCGCTGATTCCAATAAAGAGAAATTCTACTGCCTCTCCATGTTCCCTTACCCAAGTGGTCGACTCCACATGGGCCATGTTCGTAACTACACCATTGGCGATGTGATTTCTCGCTACCAACGCATGCAAGGCAAGAACGTTCTTCAACCTATGGGTTGGGACGCCTTTGGTTTGCCTGCTGAAAATGCGGCCATTAAGCACAAAACGGCGCCAGCAAAATGGACTACCGAAAACGTTGCCTACATGAAAGGTCAGCTTAAAGAGCTAGGTTTTGCCTATGATTGGGATCGCGAAATTGCAACCTGCACACCAGAATACTACAAATGGGAACAGTGGTTCTTTACTCAACTAATCGAAAAAGGCTTAGCCTACAAAAAAACCGCTGCGGTTAACTGGTGTCCTCATGACCAAACCGTTTTGGCCAATGAACAAGTGGAAGATGGCGGCTGCTGGCGTTGTGGTACCACAGTAGAGAAAAAAGAAATCTCTCAGTGGTTTATCCGCATAACCGATTACGCAGAAGAGTTGCTGAATGACTTGGATCAGTTGGACGACTGGCCAGAGAAAGTCAAAGCCATGCAACGTAACTGGATCGGCCGTTCTGAAGGCCTAGAATTCAGCTTCGAAGTAGAAGGCAAAGAAGATCGCTTGTCGGTTTACACCACACGCCCTGATACGGTTATGGGGGTCACCTATGTTGCTGTTGCCACACAACACCCATTGTCTTTAGAAGCCGCTGAAAGCAATGCTGAATTGGCCAATTTCATTGCTGAAAGCAAGCTGATGTCGACCACTGAAGCCGACATGGCCACCGTCGACAAAAAAGGCATAGACACTGGGTTTAAAGCCATTCACCCCATCACAGGTGAAGCCGTCCCCGTGTTTGCCGCTAACTTTGTGTTGATGGAATACGGTTCTGGTGCGGTGATGTCCGTTCCGGCTCACGATCAGCGTGATTTTGAATTTGCGAAAAAGTACGACTTGCCGATCAAGCAAGTAATTCAACCTGCTGGCGAGGAAACCGCAAACATCGAAACAGAGGCTTACACGGACAAAGGGGTACTGTGTAACTCAGGTGAGTTCGATGGTCTAGCCTTTAAAGAAGCCTTCGATGCCATTGCCGCTTGGATGACAGAACGTAACTTAGGTGAAGTAAAAGTTAACTACCGTCTACGCGACTGGGGAGTTAGCCGTCAACGTTACTGGGGAACACCAATTCCAACCATTAACTTAAAAGACGGCTCTGTTGTGCCTGTTCCAGCGGACCAATTGCCAGTAGAACTGCCAACCGACGTAGTCATGGATGGTGTGAACTCGCCAATCAAAAACAACCCTGATTTCTCTGCCATTATGTTTAATGGAGAAGAAGCAGAACGCGAAACCGATACCTTTGATACCTTCATGGAATCTTCTTGGTACTTCGCTCGTTACTGTTGCCCAGACGCAACCGATGCCATGTTAACGGAAGAAGCCAATTACTGGTTGCCGGTTGATCAGTATGTGGGTGGTGTAGAGCACGCGATTCTTCACCTACTTTACTCGCGCTTCTTCCATAAGTTGCTTCGTGATGCTGGTCTTGTGAACTCTGACGAACCATTCAAACGTCTGTTGACGCAAGGTATGGTTAATAAAGACGGCACTAAGATGTCTAAGTCCAAAGGCAACACGGTTGATCCACAAGAAATGATCGAAAAATACGGTGCCGACACGGTGCGTTTGTTCATCATGTTCAGTGCGCCACCAGAGCAGTCACTAGAGTGGAATGATGCCGGTGTGGACGGTGCATCACGCTTCTTACGCCGTTTGTGGGCGCTGTCGCTTCGTCATGTTAATGGTGGCAAAGCCGGTGACTTGAACATTGAAGCCCTTAACGGCGCGCAAAAAGCCTTGCGTCGTAAGACTCATGAAACCATTCAAAAAGTCACTGATGATATCGAACGTCGTCAAACCTTCAACACAGCCATTGCCGCTGTGATGGAACTGTGCAACGACATCAGTAAGTTTGAAGATTCGTCTGAACTTGGCCTAGCGGTTGAACGTGAAGCATTAGAAGCCACCATTTTATTGTTGTCTCCTATCGTACCTCACATCGCTCACCAACTTTGGATGGACCTAGGCAATACCAACATCGTCGATACCCCTTGGCCTTCTCTAGACGAAGCGGCCTTGGTAAAAGACGAGTTGACGATCGTGGTTCAAGTACTGGGCAAAAAACGCGCTGAATTAACCGTTTCAGCCAGTGCGGATAACAAAACCATTGAAACAGAAGCCTTAGCGCACCCTAATGTCACCAAGTTCCTTGAGGGCAAAACGGTACGCAAAGTGATCGTGGTACCCGGTCGTTTGGTCAACATTGTGGCAAACTAA
- a CDS encoding zinc ribbon-containing protein: MKKDSQKSTSDSNLVEEARKTLQGAKDWLLEDMALMSAYWHDKMGYTEAWVDANWHLVLDGGHELVEELDDKEDAALLWLINHVNNNPVPLEECHVAGTQVEAGVYTCMACGHLNELTQAQALPACEICHYGLMSSHD, translated from the coding sequence ATGAAAAAAGATTCGCAAAAAAGCACTTCGGATTCCAATTTAGTCGAAGAGGCACGGAAAACCTTACAAGGTGCGAAAGATTGGTTGTTGGAAGATATGGCGTTAATGTCCGCTTATTGGCACGACAAAATGGGCTACACAGAAGCTTGGGTGGATGCCAATTGGCATCTGGTGTTAGACGGTGGACACGAATTGGTCGAAGAGCTGGATGATAAGGAAGATGCGGCCTTACTTTGGCTTATTAACCACGTCAACAATAACCCAGTACCTCTAGAAGAGTGTCATGTGGCAGGAACTCAGGTAGAGGCTGGAGTCTACACTTGCATGGCTTGTGGTCACTTAAATGAGCTGACACAAGCGCAAGCATTACCGGCATGTGAGATCTGTCATTATGGCTTGATGTCTTCTCACGACTAG
- the lnt gene encoding apolipoprotein N-acyltransferase, translated as MSDIRPDSTDIMAGRIPRFFSNLPLSAALLIGVIAGAIGVTSFAPFHFWPGYFISLFFYAILVITSPTAKIALWRGTSVAFGVFASSVSWVFVSIAEYGQVGDLIAALITFCFIAVLSVFWSFSAWLGWRLQNSVKALPATFWVMFSLLLAELGRSVLFTGFPWLLPGYAVENTWLFELLPIGGIWLTSFVVVLTATTLAGLVLQQRNQIMLMTVVVLSWGGAAYLNYSPTQWVTQTGTLKTTLVQGNVKQDEKWLAQTASSSLKYYQQTTLAHLDSDLIVWPETAVTYAYSQIKPYFANFSQQLADSKTTLITGIPDVLKGGRDYYNAIWATGDGFGLYYKKHLVPFGEYLPLANYIGPILDIFGMPMSNFQSGDDNQPVLQVGEWGIAPFICYEIVYPEQVREMVRDSDLLITISNDGWFGTSFGPWQHLQIAQFRAKETGRYVIRGTNTGITAVINEQGEIVAQAPQFQQTTLTTNAKAFAGSTPYVTWGAWPTLALMALVALFCYLNSLFPKTGSVRQTAKEQSA; from the coding sequence ATGTCAGACATTCGCCCCGATTCAACCGATATAATGGCGGGGCGAATTCCTCGCTTTTTCTCAAATTTACCTCTATCAGCCGCCCTGCTCATTGGCGTGATCGCCGGTGCAATTGGTGTCACTAGCTTTGCCCCTTTCCATTTTTGGCCTGGCTATTTTATTAGTCTATTTTTCTACGCCATCTTGGTCATTACCAGTCCAACCGCCAAAATCGCATTATGGCGAGGCACGTCAGTTGCCTTTGGGGTATTTGCCTCTAGTGTGTCGTGGGTATTTGTCAGCATTGCTGAATACGGCCAAGTCGGCGATCTGATTGCCGCCTTGATCACCTTCTGTTTTATCGCCGTTTTAAGTGTCTTTTGGTCCTTTTCAGCTTGGTTAGGATGGCGCTTACAAAATAGCGTCAAAGCACTGCCAGCCACCTTTTGGGTAATGTTCAGCCTGTTGTTAGCCGAACTAGGTCGAAGTGTCTTATTTACTGGCTTCCCTTGGCTACTCCCCGGCTACGCGGTTGAAAATACTTGGCTTTTTGAGCTGTTACCGATTGGCGGCATTTGGCTCACCAGTTTTGTCGTGGTACTAACCGCGACAACCCTTGCCGGTTTAGTGTTACAGCAGCGTAATCAAATCATGCTAATGACAGTTGTGGTTTTGAGCTGGGGTGGCGCAGCCTACTTGAACTATTCCCCGACCCAATGGGTCACGCAAACCGGCACCTTGAAAACCACCTTGGTGCAAGGCAATGTAAAACAAGATGAAAAATGGTTAGCGCAAACAGCGTCCAGCTCATTGAAGTATTATCAACAAACCACACTCGCGCATTTAGACAGTGATTTGATCGTTTGGCCCGAAACCGCTGTGACCTATGCTTATTCGCAAATCAAACCCTATTTTGCGAATTTCAGTCAGCAATTGGCTGACAGCAAAACCACACTGATTACTGGCATTCCAGACGTCTTAAAAGGCGGTAGAGACTATTACAACGCCATTTGGGCAACCGGTGATGGCTTTGGCCTTTACTACAAAAAACATCTGGTACCCTTTGGTGAATATCTCCCCTTAGCCAATTACATTGGTCCTATTTTGGATATCTTCGGCATGCCCATGTCCAACTTTCAATCCGGCGATGACAATCAACCCGTGTTACAAGTGGGTGAATGGGGTATCGCCCCTTTCATTTGCTATGAAATCGTTTACCCTGAGCAGGTTCGTGAGATGGTACGTGACAGTGATCTGTTGATCACCATTAGTAATGATGGCTGGTTTGGCACGTCTTTCGGCCCTTGGCAGCACCTTCAAATTGCCCAGTTTCGAGCCAAAGAGACAGGCCGCTATGTGATTCGGGGCACCAACACAGGCATTACTGCAGTGATTAATGAACAGGGTGAGATTGTCGCTCAGGCCCCGCAGTTCCAACAAACCACATTAACCACGAACGCCAAAGCCTTTGCGGGCAGCACACCTTATGTGACATGGGGCGCTTGGCCAACACTAGCCTTAATGGCACTAGTGGCACTGTTTTGCTATCTCAACAGTCTTTTCCCCAAAACCGGTTCGGTTCGTCAGACAGCAAAAGAGCAAAGTGCATAA
- a CDS encoding HlyC/CorC family transporter translates to MSDDRSSLHNDQHKSWFERFLQAFNDEPRSRTDIIQLLETAVQSDVIDRDAFTIVEGALEVSEVQARDIMIPPSQMVVIKSEDDPKTSLRKVIDSSHSRFPVVGEDSDEILGVLLAKDLLPLLFKDGDITNEDILARLRPANFIPESKRLNVLLNDFRTKRYHMALVLDEYGSVSGLVTIEDVLEQIVGEIEDETDKLEHEGIQVTSEAGVYLVPALCTIEDFNEFFKAELNEEEFDTVGGILVQQFGHVPQRDETISFDHFDFRVVKSDGRRVKTIQVSKSVTEEMID, encoded by the coding sequence ATGAGCGATGACCGATCGAGCTTACACAACGATCAACATAAATCCTGGTTTGAGCGTTTCCTTCAAGCCTTTAATGATGAACCACGCAGCCGCACTGACATCATTCAACTTCTGGAAACCGCTGTGCAGTCTGACGTCATAGACCGCGATGCCTTCACCATTGTCGAAGGCGCTTTAGAAGTGTCTGAAGTACAGGCTCGAGACATCATGATTCCACCGTCGCAAATGGTGGTCATCAAATCTGAAGACGACCCCAAAACGTCGCTTCGCAAAGTCATTGATTCTTCTCACTCACGCTTCCCTGTGGTGGGTGAAGATTCGGACGAAATTTTAGGGGTTTTGCTCGCCAAAGACCTATTACCACTACTGTTCAAAGACGGCGACATCACCAACGAAGACATTTTAGCGCGTTTGCGTCCTGCCAACTTTATTCCGGAAAGTAAGCGTTTAAATGTCTTGCTTAACGACTTTCGAACCAAGCGCTACCACATGGCGCTGGTGCTTGATGAATACGGCAGTGTGTCTGGATTAGTGACCATTGAAGATGTGTTAGAGCAAATTGTTGGCGAGATCGAAGACGAAACCGACAAACTCGAACATGAAGGTATCCAAGTCACCAGTGAAGCAGGGGTGTATTTGGTGCCAGCACTGTGCACCATTGAGGACTTTAACGAGTTTTTCAAAGCCGAGCTTAACGAAGAAGAATTTGACACCGTTGGTGGCATTCTCGTGCAACAATTCGGTCATGTACCGCAACGTGATGAAACCATCAGTTTTGACCACTTCGATTTTCGAGTGGTGAAATCCGACGGTCGTCGCGTGAAAACCATCCAAGTATCAAAATCCGTTACCGAAGAGATGATAGACTAA
- the ybeY gene encoding rRNA maturation RNase YbeY — MPDLELDLQIATEQTDQLPSEADFRLWVAKALPTSGEEYEVTIRIVDEEESQALNHEYRGKDKPTNVLSFPFEAPPGIELPLLGDLVICQQVVSKEANEQQKALFDHWAHMTIHGILHLRGYDHINDDDAEEMENLETELLASLSISDPYLIKES; from the coding sequence ATGCCAGATTTAGAACTCGACTTGCAAATTGCCACCGAACAAACAGATCAGCTTCCTAGTGAAGCTGACTTTCGCTTATGGGTTGCAAAAGCCTTACCCACCTCTGGTGAAGAATACGAAGTGACGATTCGCATCGTGGACGAAGAGGAAAGCCAGGCACTCAATCACGAATATCGTGGTAAAGACAAACCCACCAATGTTTTGTCGTTTCCTTTTGAGGCGCCACCTGGCATTGAGCTCCCCTTACTTGGCGATCTTGTGATTTGCCAACAAGTCGTTAGCAAAGAAGCCAATGAACAGCAAAAAGCCCTATTCGACCACTGGGCTCATATGACGATTCATGGCATCTTGCATTTACGTGGCTATGACCATATAAATGACGATGACGCTGAAGAAATGGAAAACTTAGAAACCGAATTATTGGCTTCTTTGTCGATTTCCGACCCTTATTTGATAAAAGAGAGTTAA
- a CDS encoding PhoH family protein — protein sequence METTQTTQQIRLTPANVDALAGMCGQLDENIKLIEKRLEVEIRYRGELFDLSGDNAEHVMAAKTLLQNLYREALANPQVSPETVHLYLQESAIESLTRNKRSHSDQVVIKTRKAFIKPKGQNQQNYVTQIRKHDINFGIGPAGTGKTYLAVACAVEALEADRVERIMLVRPAVEAGEKLGFLPGDLSQKIDPYLRPLYDALYEMLGFELVDKLIEKNVIEIAPLAFMRGRTLNNAFIILDESQNTTREQMKMFLTRIGFGSTAVITGDRTQVDLPRGTSSGLAQAMHVLKDVKGISITTFGSSDVVRHPLVQRIVEAYDKFDEETEAEKKARNEARAAAAQAEQSSKES from the coding sequence TTGGAAACCACACAGACAACTCAACAAATTCGCTTAACACCAGCCAATGTCGATGCCTTGGCTGGCATGTGCGGCCAACTCGATGAAAACATCAAACTAATTGAAAAACGCCTTGAGGTCGAGATTCGCTATCGAGGCGAGTTATTCGACCTTTCTGGCGACAATGCTGAACACGTCATGGCTGCCAAAACCTTGTTGCAGAACCTATACCGTGAAGCATTAGCTAACCCACAAGTATCACCAGAAACGGTTCACCTGTATTTACAGGAGTCTGCCATTGAATCCCTGACCCGCAACAAACGCAGTCACAGTGATCAAGTGGTGATCAAAACCCGTAAAGCCTTCATCAAACCCAAAGGTCAAAACCAGCAAAATTATGTCACGCAAATTCGCAAACACGACATTAACTTTGGTATTGGCCCGGCTGGTACAGGTAAAACTTACCTTGCGGTAGCCTGTGCAGTAGAAGCTTTAGAAGCCGATCGGGTGGAACGCATCATGTTGGTTCGCCCTGCGGTGGAAGCCGGTGAGAAATTGGGCTTCCTACCAGGTGATTTATCACAAAAAATCGACCCATATTTACGCCCTTTGTACGATGCCTTGTACGAGATGCTGGGCTTTGAATTGGTCGACAAACTGATTGAAAAAAACGTCATTGAAATTGCTCCTTTGGCCTTCATGCGTGGTCGTACCCTAAACAACGCCTTTATCATTCTGGATGAAAGTCAAAACACCACACGTGAACAGATGAAGATGTTTTTGACGCGCATTGGATTTGGCTCAACGGCGGTGATTACAGGTGACCGAACTCAGGTGGACTTACCACGTGGCACGTCATCTGGTTTAGCACAAGCCATGCATGTATTAAAAGACGTCAAGGGCATCAGCATCACTACCTTCGGCTCGTCTGATGTGGTCCGCCATCCATTGGTTCAGCGTATTGTTGAAGCCTACGATAAGTTCGACGAAGAAACCGAAGCCGAAAAGAAAGCGCGCAATGAAGCCCGTGCAGCGGCGGCTCAAGCAGAACAGTCGAGCAAGGAAAGCTGA